One Deltaproteobacteria bacterium CG2_30_66_27 DNA segment encodes these proteins:
- a CDS encoding 3-isopropylmalate dehydratase small subunit — protein MSYSTELSGKAWKYGDDVDTDVIIPARYLNTSDPAELARHCMEDIDASFASKVSSGDFIVAGKNFGCGSSREHAPIAIKASGASAVIARSFARIFYRNAFNMGLPIFEAPDAVDEIEAGDRLAVDMERGSLRNETKGKEYRFTPIPPFMRELVASGGLLNYIAKRKKGA, from the coding sequence ATGAGCTATAGCACGGAGCTGAGCGGCAAGGCGTGGAAGTACGGGGACGACGTCGATACGGACGTCATCATCCCCGCGCGGTACCTGAACACCTCCGACCCGGCGGAGCTCGCCCGGCACTGCATGGAGGACATCGACGCCTCGTTCGCGTCGAAGGTATCTTCGGGCGACTTCATCGTCGCGGGGAAGAACTTCGGGTGCGGCTCCTCGCGGGAGCACGCCCCGATCGCGATCAAGGCGTCCGGCGCGTCGGCGGTCATCGCGCGCTCGTTCGCCCGGATCTTCTACCGGAACGCCTTCAACATGGGGCTCCCGATCTTCGAGGCCCCCGACGCGGTGGACGAGATCGAGGCCGGGGACCGACTCGCCGTCGACATGGAGCGGGGGTCCCTGCGGAACGAGACGAAGGGGAAGGAGTACCGGTTCACCCCGATCCCCCCGTTCATGCGGGAGCTGGTGGCCTCCGGGGGATTGCTGAACTACATCGCCAAGCGGAAAAAGGGGGCTTGA
- a CDS encoding 3-isopropylmalate dehydratase large subunit produces MGMTLTQKILAKHAGRDAVAPGELILAKVDLALGNDVTSPIAIRAFRSLGAAAVFDRERIALVPDHFAPNKDIKSAEQVKMMREFAKEYGIANYFEVGRMGIEHVLLPDQGLVVPGDLVIGADSHTCTYGALCAFSTGVGSTDLAAAMFSGEVWLKVPETLRIVLSGRPAKWVEGKDVILHIIGEIGVDGALYKAMEYAGDGIAHLSMAWRFTMANMSIEAGAKNGIFPFDAATKAYSDARAKRKYEVVTSDPDARYADEISVDLSALEPVVAYPHLPENTRPLSQVGNVPIDQVVVGSCTNGRIEDLRSAAAVIRGRKVHDGVRMIILPATQEIYLQAMREGLMETFVTAGAAFSTPTCGPCLGGHMGILAKGERAISTTNRNFVGRMGHPESEVYLSNPAVAAASAVLGRIGGPDEL; encoded by the coding sequence ATGGGCATGACGCTCACACAGAAGATCCTCGCTAAGCACGCGGGAAGAGACGCCGTCGCGCCAGGGGAGCTGATCCTGGCCAAAGTCGACCTCGCCCTCGGCAACGACGTCACCAGCCCGATCGCGATCCGGGCGTTCCGGTCGCTGGGGGCCGCGGCGGTCTTCGACCGCGAGCGGATCGCCCTGGTGCCCGACCACTTCGCGCCGAACAAGGACATCAAGAGCGCGGAGCAGGTCAAGATGATGCGCGAGTTCGCGAAGGAGTACGGCATCGCGAACTACTTCGAGGTCGGCCGGATGGGGATCGAACACGTCCTTCTCCCGGACCAGGGGCTGGTCGTTCCCGGCGACCTCGTGATCGGCGCGGACAGCCACACCTGCACCTACGGCGCCCTGTGCGCCTTTTCCACGGGGGTCGGGAGCACCGATCTCGCCGCGGCGATGTTCTCGGGGGAGGTGTGGCTCAAGGTCCCCGAGACGCTGCGAATCGTCCTTTCGGGCCGCCCCGCGAAGTGGGTCGAGGGGAAGGACGTGATCCTGCACATCATCGGCGAGATCGGGGTGGACGGCGCGCTCTACAAGGCGATGGAGTACGCGGGGGACGGGATCGCGCACCTGTCGATGGCGTGGCGCTTCACCATGGCGAACATGTCGATCGAGGCGGGGGCGAAAAACGGGATCTTCCCGTTCGACGCGGCGACGAAGGCGTACTCCGACGCAAGGGCGAAGAGGAAGTACGAGGTCGTGACGTCCGATCCCGACGCGCGGTACGCCGACGAGATCTCCGTGGACCTGTCCGCGCTCGAGCCGGTGGTCGCGTACCCGCACCTGCCGGAGAACACGAGGCCGCTGTCGCAGGTCGGGAACGTCCCGATCGACCAGGTCGTGGTCGGGTCGTGCACCAACGGGCGGATCGAGGACCTGCGCAGCGCCGCGGCGGTGATCCGGGGGCGGAAGGTCCACGACGGCGTGCGGATGATCATCCTTCCCGCCACCCAGGAGATCTACCTGCAGGCGATGCGGGAGGGGCTGATGGAGACGTTCGTCACGGCGGGGGCGGCTTTCTCGACTCCCACCTGCGGTCCGTGCCTGGGCGGCCATATGGGGATCCTGGCCAAGGGGGAGCGGGCGATCTCGACGACGAACCGGAACTTCGTCGGACGGATGGGGCACCCCGAGAGCGAGGTGTACCTCTCCAACCCCGCCGTGGCCGCGGCTTCCGCGGTCCTCGGGCGCATCGGAGGGCCGGATGAGCTATAG